In one Desulfurella sp. genomic region, the following are encoded:
- the dxs gene encoding 1-deoxy-D-xylulose-5-phosphate synthase, producing the protein MIETINSPSDLKKLKLKDLSVLAKEIRQLILETVSKNGGHLASSLGAVELTLALHYVFNTPKDKIVWDVGHQSYAHKIITGRRDQFKTLRTYGGISGFPKITESEYDTFNVGHASTAISAALGMTTAKDLLNTKEKVIAVIGDGALTSGITFEALNNSGELDKDLIVVLNDNKMSISKSLGAISTYLTKRLTGPTYNTLRKEIEKAIKGFPVLNEPALKLAKKIEESFKFFSPGLLFEEFGFKYFGPIDGENIEDLVTIFENVKNLRGPIFVHILTKKGKGYKYAEENPSKFHGIGPFDISTGQTLEKNATQSYSSVFGESVINIMQDNPKVVAISAAMLIGTGLEKAKNIFPDRVFDVGIAEQHAVTFAGGLAISGMRPIVAIYSTFLQRSYDQIIHDIALQKLNVVFAIDRAGIVGDDGETHQGIFDVSYLNLVPNMIITAPKDATELDALLKFAINGNFGPFAIRYPRGESVNFGDEFIDTIEFGKWQVLNASDANDICIIAYGNCIKYAMQALEELKSNGINPHIINARFIKPFDTKMFSDILNTFNNIIIMEENTYIGSLGQTLIYHAYLNSNGKYPKIKHIALPDAFIEQGDSEFLRHKYFLSKDNLIETIYNFLKK; encoded by the coding sequence ATGATAGAAACAATTAATTCGCCAAGTGACTTAAAAAAGCTAAAACTAAAAGATTTAAGTGTTTTAGCTAAAGAAATCAGACAATTAATTTTAGAAACAGTATCAAAAAATGGTGGACATTTAGCTTCTTCTCTGGGGGCTGTCGAGTTAACTTTGGCTTTACACTATGTATTCAACACGCCAAAAGATAAAATTGTTTGGGATGTTGGACATCAATCATATGCACACAAAATTATTACAGGTAGAAGAGATCAATTTAAAACCTTAAGAACTTACGGCGGAATAAGTGGATTTCCAAAAATAACAGAAAGTGAGTATGATACTTTTAATGTAGGACACGCCAGCACAGCAATATCAGCTGCTTTGGGTATGACTACTGCCAAAGATCTTCTAAACACTAAAGAAAAAGTTATAGCTGTTATTGGTGATGGAGCGCTTACTAGCGGTATTACTTTTGAAGCATTAAATAATTCAGGTGAGTTAGATAAAGATCTAATAGTCGTTTTAAATGACAATAAAATGTCTATATCTAAATCTTTGGGTGCTATATCCACATATTTAACAAAAAGACTAACGGGTCCTACGTATAACACACTAAGAAAAGAAATTGAAAAAGCCATAAAAGGTTTTCCGGTACTGAATGAACCTGCTTTAAAACTAGCAAAAAAAATAGAAGAATCATTTAAATTTTTTTCGCCTGGGTTGCTTTTCGAAGAATTTGGCTTTAAATACTTTGGTCCTATTGATGGAGAAAATATTGAAGACTTAGTTACCATATTTGAAAATGTTAAAAATTTAAGAGGCCCTATATTTGTTCATATTCTTACAAAAAAGGGCAAAGGTTATAAATATGCAGAAGAAAATCCTTCGAAATTCCATGGCATAGGACCATTTGATATTTCAACTGGTCAAACACTGGAAAAGAATGCAACTCAAAGTTATTCTTCAGTGTTTGGAGAAAGTGTAATAAATATAATGCAAGATAACCCAAAAGTTGTTGCTATTAGTGCGGCTATGCTTATAGGCACTGGTCTTGAAAAAGCTAAAAATATTTTTCCAGATAGGGTTTTTGATGTAGGTATAGCAGAACAACATGCAGTTACATTTGCAGGCGGACTCGCAATCTCAGGCATGAGGCCTATTGTTGCAATTTACTCAACATTTTTGCAGCGATCATACGATCAAATCATACATGATATAGCACTTCAAAAATTAAATGTAGTATTTGCTATTGATAGAGCTGGTATTGTTGGAGATGATGGCGAAACTCATCAGGGTATTTTTGATGTATCTTATTTAAATTTAGTTCCAAATATGATCATAACTGCGCCAAAAGATGCAACTGAGCTTGATGCTCTATTAAAGTTTGCTATTAATGGTAATTTTGGTCCTTTTGCAATAAGGTACCCTAGGGGAGAATCTGTTAATTTTGGGGATGAATTTATAGATACAATAGAGTTTGGTAAATGGCAGGTTTTGAATGCATCTGATGCAAATGATATTTGTATAATTGCATATGGCAACTGTATAAAATACGCTATGCAGGCCCTAGAAGAATTAAAAAGTAATGGTATAAATCCCCATATTATAAATGCTCGTTTTATAAAACCGTTTGATACAAAAATGTTTTCTGATATTTTGAATACTTTTAATAATATTATTATAATGGAAGAAAATACCTACATTGGTTCACTTGGCCAAACTTTAATTTATCATGCT